The following are encoded together in the Pseudomonas sp. IB20 genome:
- a CDS encoding methyl-accepting chemotaxis protein, which produces MVKFASDITEQVTTLRTAADSAHATSVQNDACARKGSQVVQQTVQIIEAISNDLNQAAQSIDAVNKQSDIIGSIVQTIRSIAEQTNMLALNAAIEAARAGEHGRGFAVVADEVRSLAARTSQATVEIVDVVRKNHDLSLSAVSSMQSSLSRTGLGVELANEAGQVILEIQEGSRHVVDAISQFNSTLQLQ; this is translated from the coding sequence GTGGTGAAGTTTGCCAGCGACATCACCGAGCAGGTCACCACCCTGCGCACCGCCGCCGATTCGGCCCACGCCACGTCGGTACAAAACGACGCCTGTGCACGCAAAGGTTCGCAGGTGGTGCAGCAAACCGTGCAAATCATCGAAGCCATTTCCAACGACTTGAACCAGGCGGCCCAGAGCATCGATGCGGTGAACAAACAGTCGGACATCATTGGCTCCATCGTGCAGACCATCCGCAGCATTGCCGAACAAACCAACATGCTCGCGCTCAACGCAGCGATTGAAGCGGCGCGGGCCGGCGAGCATGGGCGCGGCTTCGCGGTAGTGGCCGACGAAGTGCGCAGCCTCGCGGCACGTACCAGCCAGGCGACGGTGGAAATTGTTGATGTCGTGCGCAAGAACCACGACCTGTCGCTGAGTGCGGTGTCGAGCATGCAGTCGAGCCTGAGTCGCACGGGGCTGGGGGTTGAACTGGCGAATGAAGCGGGGCAGGTGATCCTGGAGATTCAGGAAGGCTCACGGCATGTGGTGGATGCGATCAGCCAGTTCAACTCGACGTTGCAGCTGCAGTAA
- a CDS encoding LysR family transcriptional regulator, translating to MMNLMHWRLLVAVADHGSITAAAEQVGMTQSAASQAMASMEATLGAQLFTREPRKTLPTALGLSVIEQARVMMGALQTIRTTVDEARPLLRGSIRIASFPMVLATVLTPLLQRFRQLNPGIEVTTLDVTDSEVHTLLDAGLIDLGVVLNPKPERNATVLGRGLWMAVLPTHHPLAQRAADASVSLEELLEQPFVLATGGCTANARSLAVDAGLSLRDIRVEVREWNSAYSLVREGVGVTLVPEMALPAQRNGLRVMPLTVPLYREFALVGSPALPTSAAVSALLKMLAE from the coding sequence ATGATGAACCTGATGCACTGGCGTTTGTTGGTGGCTGTGGCCGATCACGGCAGCATCACGGCGGCTGCCGAACAGGTGGGCATGACCCAGTCCGCCGCGAGCCAGGCCATGGCGTCCATGGAGGCGACGCTGGGGGCGCAACTGTTCACTCGTGAGCCGCGCAAGACCTTGCCCACTGCGCTGGGGCTGAGTGTGATCGAGCAGGCGCGGGTGATGATGGGGGCGTTGCAAACCATTCGCACCACGGTGGATGAAGCGCGCCCGCTGCTGCGTGGGAGTATTCGCATCGCCAGTTTCCCGATGGTGTTGGCGACCGTTCTGACGCCGTTGTTGCAGCGTTTTCGTCAGTTGAACCCGGGTATCGAGGTCACCACCCTGGACGTCACGGACAGCGAAGTGCACACCTTGCTCGACGCCGGCCTGATCGACCTGGGCGTGGTGCTCAACCCCAAGCCCGAGCGCAACGCCACGGTATTGGGTCGCGGCCTGTGGATGGCGGTGTTGCCGACCCACCATCCACTGGCGCAGCGTGCGGCCGATGCCAGCGTGTCGCTTGAGGAATTGCTCGAACAACCCTTCGTGCTCGCCACCGGTGGCTGTACCGCCAATGCCCGCAGCCTGGCTGTAGACGCCGGGCTGAGCCTGCGCGACATCCGCGTGGAAGTGCGCGAATGGAACAGCGCCTACAGCCTCGTGCGCGAAGGCGTCGGCGTCACCCTAGTGCCTGAAATGGCCTTGCCGGCCCAGCGCAACGGCCTGCGCGTGATGCCGCTTACGGTCCCGCTGTACCGTGAGTTTGCCTTAGTCGGTTCACCAGCCCTTCCGACCTCGGCTGCCGTCAGCGCATTGTTAAAAATGCTGGCTGAATAA
- the gstA gene encoding glutathione transferase GstA, with product MKLYFSPNACSLAPHIVLRELALPFELVRVNNQAKTFAGGEDFLQINPKGYVAALQLGNGEVLTEASAILQYLADLQPAAHLAPANGSWERVRLQEWLNFIASEIHGGLAIFFNGAIQGEVRAMFLATLYKRFAILVQTLERQDYLLGAQYSVADTYLFVVLRWAGFHEIDLQQWPALAAFEQRMGERQAVIAALAAEAA from the coding sequence ATGAAACTGTATTTTTCCCCCAATGCCTGTTCGCTCGCCCCGCATATCGTGCTGCGTGAATTGGCGTTGCCGTTCGAGCTGGTGCGGGTGAATAACCAGGCCAAAACCTTCGCCGGCGGCGAAGACTTCCTACAAATCAACCCCAAAGGCTACGTCGCGGCGCTGCAACTGGGCAACGGCGAAGTACTGACCGAGGCAAGCGCCATCCTGCAGTACCTGGCCGACCTGCAGCCCGCCGCCCACCTGGCCCCGGCCAATGGCAGCTGGGAGCGTGTGCGCTTGCAGGAATGGCTGAACTTTATCGCCAGCGAGATTCATGGCGGGCTGGCGATTTTCTTTAATGGTGCGATTCAGGGTGAAGTACGGGCGATGTTCCTGGCCACGTTGTACAAGCGGTTTGCGATTCTGGTGCAGACGTTGGAGCGTCAGGATTATCTGCTCGGCGCGCAGTATTCAGTGGCGGATACGTATTTGTTTGTGGTGCTGCGCTGGGCGGGGTTTCACGAGATTGATTTGCAGCAGTGGCCAGCGTTGGCGGCGTTTGAGCAGCGGATGGGTGAGCGGCAAGCTGTGATCGCCGCATTGGCCGCCGAAGCCGCATGA
- a CDS encoding aliphatic sulfonate ABC transporter substrate-binding protein: MLASVVLSAAVLAAEPSTLRIGYQKSSVSMVLAREHKLFEEALPGTQVQWIEFLGGPPLIEALNGGSLDIGNIGDIPPIFAQAAGIDLQYFAVEPNEGKTEAVLVPKASTIQSVAELKGKRVALLKGSSAHNLFLKSLLRAGLQWKDVNVVYLSPSDGRAAFEQGKVDAWVVWDPYYSAAVVDGSARVLGDGQGLNPAGSFFVVSSPFAKQHPQAVGAIIKTLAKAQRLSLDQPEDSIALMANTLGLPPAVVKSYFEHRSPAPIRPLEAVDIANQQRTADLFFANGLIPKKVDVQQIVLKAP; the protein is encoded by the coding sequence GTGCTGGCTTCAGTTGTGTTGTCGGCAGCGGTTTTAGCCGCCGAACCTTCCACCTTGCGCATCGGCTATCAGAAAAGCTCGGTGAGCATGGTGCTGGCCCGTGAGCACAAGCTTTTCGAAGAGGCACTGCCCGGCACCCAAGTGCAATGGATTGAGTTTCTCGGCGGCCCGCCGCTGATCGAGGCGTTGAACGGCGGCAGCCTGGACATCGGCAATATCGGCGACATCCCGCCGATCTTCGCCCAGGCCGCCGGCATCGATTTGCAGTACTTCGCCGTCGAGCCCAACGAGGGTAAAACCGAAGCGGTGCTGGTGCCCAAGGCCAGCACGATTCAAAGCGTGGCCGAACTCAAGGGCAAGCGCGTGGCGCTGCTCAAGGGTTCCAGCGCGCACAACCTGTTCCTCAAAAGCCTGCTGCGCGCCGGTTTGCAATGGAAGGATGTGAACGTGGTGTACCTGTCGCCGTCCGACGGTCGCGCCGCGTTCGAACAAGGCAAGGTTGATGCCTGGGTGGTGTGGGACCCGTATTACTCCGCTGCCGTGGTCGACGGTTCCGCCCGTGTGCTAGGCGACGGCCAAGGCCTCAACCCGGCCGGCAGTTTCTTTGTGGTCAGCAGCCCGTTTGCCAAACAACACCCGCAGGCCGTCGGCGCGATTATCAAGACCCTCGCCAAGGCCCAGCGCCTGTCCCTGGACCAACCCGAGGACAGCATCGCACTGATGGCCAACACTTTGGGCCTGCCACCGGCCGTGGTCAAAAGCTACTTCGAACACCGCTCACCCGCACCGATTCGCCCACTGGAAGCCGTGGACATCGCCAACCAGCAACGCACCGCCGACCTGTTTTTTGCCAACGGCCTGATCCCCAAGAAGGTCGATGTGCAGCAGATCGTGCTCAAGGCCCCCTAA
- a CDS encoding ABC transporter substrate-binding protein: MRTLKNLLGGSLLALTALAQPVTAGEPVKPIHFGDITWESGSLITEVLRLIVEKGYGLPTDTLPGSTVSLEAALAKDDIQVIGEEWAGRSPAWVKAESEGKVFGLGDTVKGATEGWWVPEYVIKGDAERGIKPLAPDLKSVADLARYKDVFRDPEDPSRGRFLNSPTGWTSEIVNSQKLKAYGLTDTFVNFRTGSGAALDAEVASSIRRGKPVLFYYWSPTPLLGRFKLIKLEEPPFNAQAWKTLADANNPHPIGTRSMPAHLAIGVSAPFKAQYPQLVTLFEKVDLPIDLLNGILAQMSEKREQPRQVALAFLKEQPQVWQQWVPADVAAKVKASL, from the coding sequence ATGAGAACACTAAAAAACCTGCTCGGTGGTTCGCTACTGGCACTCACCGCCCTGGCCCAGCCAGTCACCGCTGGTGAACCGGTCAAACCGATCCACTTCGGCGACATCACCTGGGAAAGCGGCAGCCTGATCACTGAAGTGCTGCGCCTGATCGTCGAGAAAGGCTACGGCCTGCCCACCGACACCTTGCCCGGCAGCACCGTGAGCCTGGAAGCCGCCCTGGCTAAGGACGACATCCAGGTGATCGGCGAAGAGTGGGCCGGGCGCAGTCCGGCGTGGGTCAAGGCTGAAAGCGAAGGCAAAGTGTTCGGTCTGGGCGACACGGTCAAAGGCGCCACCGAAGGCTGGTGGGTGCCGGAATACGTGATCAAGGGCGACGCCGAACGCGGCATCAAACCCCTGGCACCGGACCTCAAGTCGGTGGCCGACCTGGCGCGCTATAAAGATGTGTTCCGCGACCCCGAAGACCCGAGCCGTGGCCGCTTCCTCAACAGCCCCACCGGCTGGACCTCGGAAATCGTCAACAGCCAGAAGCTCAAGGCGTATGGCCTGACCGATACCTTCGTCAACTTCCGCACCGGCTCCGGCGCGGCGCTGGACGCCGAAGTGGCGTCGTCGATCCGACGTGGCAAACCGGTGTTGTTCTACTACTGGTCGCCGACCCCGCTGCTCGGGCGCTTCAAGCTGATCAAGCTAGAGGAGCCGCCGTTCAACGCACAAGCCTGGAAGACCCTGGCCGACGCCAACAACCCACACCCCATCGGCACCCGCTCGATGCCCGCGCACTTGGCGATTGGCGTGTCGGCGCCGTTCAAGGCGCAGTACCCGCAACTGGTGACGTTGTTTGAGAAAGTCGACCTGCCGATCGACCTGCTCAACGGCATCCTCGCGCAGATGAGCGAGAAACGTGAACAGCCACGCCAAGTGGCGCTGGCGTTCCTCAAAGAGCAACCGCAAGTCTGGCAACAATGGGTACCAGCGGACGTGGCGGCCAAGGTCAAGGCAAGCCTGTAG
- a CDS encoding sigma-70 family RNA polymerase sigma factor, translating to MSGADTSHCDYVGGLFRSHYDWLCSRLHRHLDSRAHAEDIAADAFVQLLSSSGVTPIRQPRALLTTIAQRLMYQLWRRRDLERAYLDALGNDETCTAPSLEDLAQMLEALQAIDQLLDGLPAKVKATFLLSQLNGLTYPEIAAELGISQRSVSDYMARALNQTRRLQQPPAPGQQHSYLSPTAPEGAFHCTRPRSTARGSVMTFNRS from the coding sequence ATGTCCGGCGCCGACACTTCACACTGCGATTACGTGGGCGGATTGTTCCGCAGTCATTACGACTGGCTGTGCAGCCGTTTGCACCGCCACTTGGATTCGCGTGCCCACGCCGAAGACATCGCCGCCGACGCCTTCGTCCAACTCCTGAGTTCGTCGGGTGTGACGCCGATCCGCCAACCCCGCGCCTTACTCACCACCATCGCCCAGCGCCTGATGTACCAGCTGTGGCGCCGCCGTGACCTGGAGCGCGCTTACCTCGACGCCCTGGGCAACGACGAAACCTGCACCGCGCCTTCGCTCGAAGACCTGGCGCAAATGCTCGAAGCCCTGCAGGCCATCGACCAGTTGCTCGACGGCTTGCCGGCCAAGGTCAAGGCGACCTTCCTGCTGTCGCAACTCAATGGCCTGACGTATCCCGAGATCGCTGCCGAACTGGGGATTTCCCAGCGCTCGGTCAGTGACTACATGGCCCGCGCGCTCAACCAAACCCGACGACTTCAACAGCCGCCGGCGCCGGGCCAGCAACACAGCTACCTGTCGCCGACCGCGCCGGAAGGGGCGTTCCACTGCACGCGGCCGCGTTCCACTGCACGCGGCTCAGTTATGACGTTCAACCGATCTTGA
- a CDS encoding phosphate/phosphite/phosphonate ABC transporter substrate-binding protein, producing MSDHYAELLMYVAPEAVQQANQQWLTRIFERLNLSRRNADHLDLHSLWRAPELLVTQTCGYPLMTQLRGQVRVIGRPRYELAHSSHGEHCSLLLTRDDNPRTALADFYNSRGVINGHDSNSGMNLLRERLAPLQRDGRFFTRVGISGAHRESLRWLREDCADLAAIDSVTYDYLALFAPQEVAGLRIVTHSAPSPTLPYIGPLHLRDEQVAQIRQAMNLALQDLPQVVETLGIQEVLSASEDDYHVLLGPRFHTQRVGTISYIKIPFRYY from the coding sequence ATGAGTGATCACTATGCCGAGCTGTTGATGTACGTCGCGCCCGAAGCGGTGCAGCAAGCCAACCAGCAATGGCTGACGCGCATATTTGAGCGCCTGAACCTCAGTCGGCGCAACGCCGACCACCTCGACTTGCACAGCCTGTGGCGGGCGCCCGAACTGCTCGTCACGCAAACCTGCGGTTACCCGCTGATGACCCAACTGCGCGGCCAGGTGCGGGTGATCGGGCGCCCACGTTACGAGCTGGCCCACAGCAGCCACGGCGAACATTGCAGCCTGCTGCTGACCCGCGACGACAACCCGCGCACCGCCCTGGCGGACTTCTACAACAGCCGCGGCGTGATCAACGGCCACGACTCCAACAGCGGCATGAACCTGCTGCGCGAACGCCTCGCGCCGTTGCAGCGCGACGGCCGTTTCTTCACCCGTGTCGGCATCAGCGGCGCCCACCGCGAAAGCCTGCGTTGGCTGCGCGAAGACTGCGCCGACCTTGCCGCCATCGACAGCGTCACCTACGACTACCTCGCCCTTTTCGCCCCGCAGGAGGTGGCGGGGCTGCGCATCGTCACCCATAGCGCGCCAAGCCCGACCTTGCCCTACATCGGGCCGCTGCATCTGCGCGACGAACAGGTGGCGCAGATTCGTCAGGCGATGAACCTGGCGTTGCAGGACTTGCCGCAGGTCGTCGAAACGCTGGGTATTCAAGAAGTTTTATCCGCCAGCGAAGACGACTACCACGTGCTGTTGGGACCCCGCTTTCATACGCAGAGGGTTGGAACGATAAGTTATATAAAAATACCTTTTAGATATTATTAA
- a CDS encoding fatty acid desaturase has product MANYLDLTQRREIEALAHRFTARTEWPTWLLLIGVYAGWFSVMLASPWLGLWLSTLLLVPLVTLWLSVQHELLHGHPTRSLFVNKLLGYAPFAVWYPYTLYRNSHLLHHNDEDLTLPGIDPESRYLNQSQWDNSSLFKRGVHWLTKTVLGRFLLAAPLAIGRLARQEFQRLPQVWPMWLAHGAVTVLMLSFIAHFSVMPVWHYLLLVSVPALSLASIRSYYEHRPHLQPEQRTVLNEAAWPWTWLFLNNNLHLVHHDLPKLPWYLLPTVYHARREQWVARSGGFLVQGYGQLISRHGLKAIDSPRHPFA; this is encoded by the coding sequence ATGGCCAACTACCTTGATCTGACCCAACGCCGGGAAATCGAAGCCCTGGCGCACCGCTTTACCGCCAGAACCGAATGGCCGACCTGGCTGCTGCTGATCGGCGTGTATGCCGGCTGGTTCTCTGTGATGCTCGCCAGCCCTTGGCTGGGCCTGTGGCTCAGCACCCTGTTGCTGGTTCCGTTGGTGACGCTGTGGCTGTCGGTGCAACACGAATTGCTCCACGGCCATCCCACCCGTTCCCTCTTCGTAAACAAACTGCTCGGCTACGCGCCCTTTGCCGTGTGGTACCCCTACACGCTGTACCGCAACAGCCATCTGCTGCATCACAACGATGAAGACCTGACCCTGCCGGGCATCGACCCGGAAAGCCGCTACCTGAATCAATCCCAATGGGACAACAGCTCGTTGTTTAAGCGCGGTGTGCATTGGTTGACCAAAACCGTGCTCGGCCGTTTCCTGCTCGCGGCCCCGCTGGCGATTGGTCGATTGGCGCGCCAGGAATTTCAACGCCTGCCACAGGTGTGGCCGATGTGGCTGGCCCACGGCGCCGTGACGGTCTTGATGCTCAGCTTTATCGCCCACTTCAGCGTAATGCCGGTGTGGCATTACCTGCTGCTGGTCAGCGTGCCAGCCTTGTCCCTGGCCTCGATCCGTTCCTACTATGAACACCGCCCGCACCTGCAACCGGAACAGCGCACCGTGCTCAACGAAGCCGCCTGGCCGTGGACCTGGCTGTTTCTCAACAACAACTTGCACCTGGTGCACCACGACTTGCCGAAACTGCCCTGGTACTTGCTGCCCACGGTCTACCACGCCCGCCGCGAACAGTGGGTGGCGCGCAGCGGTGGTTTTCTGGTGCAAGGTTACGGCCAGTTGATCAGCCGTCACGGCCTCAAGGCCATCGACAGCCCCCGGCACCCTTTTGCGTGA
- a CDS encoding GNAT family N-acetyltransferase, producing MPELLIEPLAEPLWPLLNKFYRSHNSPMKALKGGRLWVARDGEIVAGLCLTPVVGGQWLTGVFVDPGFRGQGLAARLIVQAVADVEGTVWLLCHPDLEAVYQRMGFSQDTVLPQSLSERWARYKRNKPMIAMGLERLVRSTADNV from the coding sequence ATGCCCGAACTGCTCATCGAACCGCTGGCAGAGCCACTGTGGCCGCTGCTGAACAAGTTTTACCGCAGCCATAATTCACCGATGAAGGCGCTTAAGGGCGGGCGTTTGTGGGTGGCGCGCGACGGCGAGATTGTGGCCGGGCTGTGCCTCACGCCCGTGGTCGGAGGGCAGTGGCTGACCGGCGTATTTGTTGACCCTGGGTTTCGCGGCCAAGGGTTGGCGGCGCGCTTGATTGTGCAGGCAGTGGCCGACGTGGAAGGAACGGTATGGCTGCTGTGCCATCCTGATTTGGAAGCTGTGTATCAGCGTATGGGTTTCAGCCAGGACACGGTGCTGCCGCAATCACTCAGCGAGCGGTGGGCGCGCTACAAACGTAACAAGCCAATGATTGCCATGGGCTTAGAACGTTTGGTGAGGTCGACTGCGGATAATGTGTGA
- a CDS encoding class I SAM-dependent methyltransferase, producing MKTTLAALSLAALLFPAFSQAADAPITAQQYSSVLAGSWRDPANSARDGYRHPQQTLAFFGLGAKQTVIEITPGGGWYSEILAPLLKDHGHYIAAVQAASSSAYARTSEENLKKKFAADPTRYAKADVVEFDPKAPVFGKPATADAVLTFRNVHNWVAADTANATFTAFYSVLKPGGVLGVEDHRAKDGADLEAIKDSGYLTTAQVVKLATDAGFKLAGQSEVNANPKDTKDYPGGVWTLPPTLKLGEQDKAKYVAIGESDRMTLRFVKPAK from the coding sequence ATGAAAACGACGCTCGCAGCTCTATCCCTAGCCGCCCTGCTCTTTCCAGCGTTCAGCCAAGCAGCCGACGCCCCCATTACTGCCCAGCAATATTCAAGCGTATTGGCCGGCAGTTGGCGCGACCCGGCCAACAGCGCGCGTGACGGCTATCGCCATCCGCAGCAGACGTTGGCGTTTTTCGGCTTGGGCGCCAAGCAGACCGTGATAGAAATCACGCCAGGCGGTGGCTGGTACAGCGAAATACTGGCGCCACTGCTCAAGGACCACGGGCACTACATCGCCGCCGTGCAGGCCGCCAGCAGCAGCGCCTACGCGCGCACCTCCGAAGAAAACCTAAAGAAGAAATTCGCCGCCGACCCAACGCGATATGCCAAGGCCGACGTGGTGGAGTTCGACCCCAAGGCGCCGGTGTTCGGCAAACCTGCGACGGCGGATGCCGTGCTGACCTTTCGCAATGTGCATAACTGGGTGGCGGCGGATACCGCCAACGCCACGTTCACGGCGTTCTACAGCGTGCTCAAGCCGGGTGGCGTGCTGGGCGTGGAAGATCACCGCGCCAAGGACGGGGCCGATTTGGAAGCCATCAAGGACAGTGGTTACCTGACCACGGCCCAAGTGGTGAAACTGGCCACGGATGCCGGGTTCAAGCTGGCCGGGCAGAGTGAGGTGAACGCCAACCCCAAAGACACCAAGGATTATCCAGGTGGCGTGTGGACGTTGCCGCCGACGTTGAAGCTGGGGGAGCAGGATAAGGCTAAATATGTGGCGATTGGGGAGTCGGATCGGATGACGTTGCGGTTTGTGAAACCGGCCAAATAG
- the def gene encoding peptide deformylase → MIHEILKMGDERLLRIAPPVPPEMFDSPELWQLIDDMFQTMEHVGGVGLAAPQIGVDLQLVIFGFEASERYPDAPPVTQTILINPLITPLSPVLEEGYEGCLSVPGLRGAVDRYQHIRYEGFDPKGEPIVRIAEGFHARVVQHECDHLIGRLYPSRITDFSKFGFIEVMFPDMDPTADE, encoded by the coding sequence ATGATCCATGAAATTCTGAAAATGGGCGATGAGCGCCTGCTGCGTATTGCACCGCCGGTTCCGCCGGAGATGTTCGACAGCCCCGAGCTTTGGCAGTTGATTGATGACATGTTCCAGACCATGGAGCACGTCGGCGGTGTCGGTCTCGCCGCCCCGCAGATCGGCGTCGACCTGCAACTGGTGATCTTTGGCTTTGAGGCCAGCGAGCGCTACCCGGACGCACCGCCGGTGACGCAGACCATCCTGATCAACCCATTGATCACGCCGCTTAGCCCAGTACTGGAAGAGGGCTACGAGGGCTGCCTGTCCGTGCCTGGCCTGCGTGGCGCCGTGGACCGTTATCAGCATATTCGCTACGAGGGTTTCGACCCCAAGGGCGAGCCGATTGTGCGCATCGCCGAAGGCTTCCACGCGCGGGTGGTGCAGCATGAATGCGATCACCTGATCGGCCGGTTGTACCCATCGCGCATTACCGACTTCAGCAAGTTCGGGTTTATCGAAGTGATGTTTCCGGATATGGATCCCACGGCGGACGAATAG
- a CDS encoding YihY/virulence factor BrkB family protein yields MIFPVLDGLKLHKVLVRTVKEFVDDEMPTYASALAYQMLFSLFPFLLFLIALIGFLHLPDFFTWLRLQSELVLPPQALEQVNPVIDQLQQSKGGLLSVGIVIALWTASAGVRLMMSAMNAAYDVVEGRPIWKRFPLSVFYTVGIAGMLLAAAALMVLGPQVMGWLAGQIGMQEFVVTLWTILRWPLIVILLMFAVALMYYVMPDVEQKFRFITPGSVLAVVVWIVASLGFGYYVKTFADYNAMYGSIGAIIVLLLYFYISAAVLLLGAEMNAVIEHMSAEGKDPGEKEFEENADASSYTDEKQHVSGLGRDHSKPTPIEPDR; encoded by the coding sequence ATGATTTTTCCGGTACTAGACGGCCTCAAGCTCCACAAAGTGCTGGTGCGCACCGTCAAGGAATTCGTCGATGACGAAATGCCCACCTATGCCTCGGCACTGGCTTACCAGATGCTGTTCTCGTTGTTCCCCTTCCTGCTGTTTCTCATTGCCCTGATCGGCTTCCTGCACCTGCCGGACTTCTTCACCTGGCTGCGCTTGCAGTCGGAACTGGTGTTGCCGCCCCAGGCGCTGGAACAGGTCAACCCGGTGATCGACCAGTTGCAGCAATCCAAGGGTGGCTTGCTGTCCGTCGGTATCGTGATTGCGTTGTGGACTGCCTCGGCGGGCGTTCGCCTGATGATGAGCGCGATGAACGCCGCCTACGACGTGGTCGAAGGTCGACCGATCTGGAAGCGCTTCCCGCTCTCGGTGTTCTACACCGTCGGCATCGCCGGCATGCTGCTCGCCGCCGCCGCGTTGATGGTGCTTGGCCCGCAGGTGATGGGGTGGCTCGCCGGGCAGATCGGCATGCAGGAATTTGTGGTCACCTTGTGGACCATCCTGCGTTGGCCGCTGATCGTGATTTTGCTGATGTTCGCCGTGGCCCTCATGTATTACGTGATGCCCGATGTAGAGCAGAAATTCCGCTTCATCACTCCAGGCTCGGTGCTCGCCGTGGTGGTGTGGATCGTTGCTTCCCTGGGCTTTGGTTACTACGTCAAAACCTTCGCCGACTACAACGCCATGTATGGCAGTATCGGTGCGATCATCGTCCTGCTCCTGTACTTCTACATTTCCGCTGCCGTGCTGTTGCTGGGCGCGGAGATGAATGCCGTGATCGAACACATGTCGGCTGAAGGCAAGGACCCGGGGGAAAAGGAGTTTGAAGAAAACGCCGATGCAAGTTCTTACACGGATGAAAAACAGCACGTCTCAGGCCTAGGCCGGGACCACTCCAAGCCCACACCCATTGAGCCTGATCGATGA
- a CDS encoding CsbD family protein — translation MSSTSDKAKGLANEAVGNIKQGVGKVTGNDKLRAEGVVQEKKGEVQKAVGDTKDAINKATK, via the coding sequence ATGAGCAGCACATCGGATAAGGCAAAAGGTTTGGCTAACGAAGCCGTCGGCAACATCAAGCAAGGTGTCGGCAAAGTCACCGGCAACGACAAGCTGCGCGCTGAAGGCGTGGTGCAGGAAAAGAAAGGTGAAGTGCAAAAAGCCGTCGGCGATACCAAAGACGCGATTAACAAGGCCACCAAGTAA